One Xiphophorus maculatus strain JP 163 A chromosome 23, X_maculatus-5.0-male, whole genome shotgun sequence genomic window, AGAGCTGTGTGAAATTATCATCTGCGTCTGCTTTTATGGAAGCTTTTATTATAGCAtgtcttcagttttttgtttgtgccaaaCTGGGAAAAAGTAACCAGCATGCATGAAAGTTAATATTATGTCTACATCAACAAGGCAGTAGTATTAGCAGGGAGACCATCTGGATGATTGTGAGTTCAAATTAATGGAGCGTTTCTCCAGATTAATACCTCCTATCTGAAAGAAAGAATCCTTGCATACTTTGCTAATCTCCAAAACAACACTGGCTCAGTTGTCACTTGTGCCTTGAGCGTACTTGAAGCAGTGTGGGAGTCTGCTCCATGATCCGCAGTAACAGATTATCAATGTAGTCCTCCAGGTCTCGAACCTGCGCTTTCACTTTCTTCAGCTCTGCCTCAACCTTCTGCAgctgcgccccctgctggtcagatgctgcctgctgcttctccatgtccATCTCCTGCTGCAGTAGCAGGGAGATCAGTTCCATGTTGGTAAGGCTCTGATATTGAGCCACTCTGTCTGCGGCAACCTCCTGCAGAGAGAGCAGATTTATGTAATTATGTTTACTCGCcaactttttgcattttattctaAGCAAAATCCAAACcatcaaagattttcttctgtaaaCCCCTCTGTTCTGTAAATGggacatttttctgtctctttagaTTGTCTTATTTCACAACATCTAAAAAGGTCAGCAGAGTCCAAGATGAAACTCTTTGATTTTATGTACTGTCAGCTTTATCTGAGCATTACTTGGTCTGAGCTCAGGATCTGTGTCTCCATCCAAGCTCTTTTGAAAGGTCCTATAAATAACTATtctcattgtttatttatttatctactcTGAGTAGTTTGGAGATGTCCCCTAAGTCCATTCAAATCAATGACCGAAAACTAAAAGGCATTCTGTCTCAACTTTATGTTTACGTTAACACACACCTTTAgataaatgactgaaaattaacatttgtcatttatttatgtaaattataatataaaaaataccaagcagctatttaaaaataaaatcaaatatttatggTTATAATAACAGTGGCTTTGACCTGCTAATTATGCATTATCcatgtaatattaaaaaacatacagcTTTTTATTAACCTAACTTGGCGAACTGCGGGTTTTATTGTATtgcactttaaatgttttgaaggTTTTGAACAGATACAAAAAGGTGCTTCTTTTATTCttgtttcagtgaaaatgtgcatttagtTCTTAACagcaaaatgtcagaaatgtctTTCTGTATCTTGACTGACACACTGAAAAAGTGAGTGGGGCTGTCTGGCCACGTCGTAAacttgttcagattttatttggtgAAACAAGACCACTTTGTGTCATTTGGTAGTTATAAATCTGAGAAAATGAAGTGGAGTCCCTCAGAATTTCAGCTTAAGGCATAAGTCAATGTTTTCGGTCACAAAACTGAAGCTGTGAAATCAGAACTcaactgtttctttaaaaatctgaaagactGTAAAACTGTTGTATGAAagactaaaaacaaatgtatctTTTTATCTGTACCGGACTCTTCTCAGGTTCAGGTGCGGCCTGATGGGTGGATCGTCCTGGATTTATGGTAGATTTTAGCTTCTCAAGAACTGAGCGACCCTCTTTCTTCTCAGGCTGGCTGGATGTCAACGGTTTCACTGGATGAGACCTGAAAAGGGAAGAAGTTGGGACCAGCATTCCAACACTAACATGCTGTTTACAAtaatgcaaaacacattttgacagTATGCGGTTTCTGAATGACTTAGTTTTGTAATTTAAACTTGAGGAACAACAGAGAATGTTTTAATAAGTGCATATTGAGAAAAGCAGAATGCATAAAGGCCATCAGTAAATAAAGCACTCGTCTTTATGAAAGAATTGAAGTCAAAAATGGGGGAAATTATATACAGTTCATTCATTTAGTCAATAACAATGAGTAATTAtttacaaaactaaatgttgaatTTGAACTTATAGGCGTACAGAAAAAGTTGACCAGTTTTAGCTTGATGGTATATAATATGCTCCCACTGTGAAGTCACTGCCCTTTCCATTTTCACTTGTTGGAACTGAGCCTTAgaataagaagaagaaatcaagtcctcaatgtttaaataaattagctaTGGAGACGAATCAGCTGTCTAGTATCtctttgctttaaataaatgtgcataaaaaaacagcaatagcCAGTGGCCAGCTAGTAAGAAACTCAAACATCAGATGATTTACCAATTTGTGAAAGCACATAATTAATCACTATCAGGCTGCACTGACAACTACTCTTTTCAGTgtggatgtttttattgatgGAAAGActcaaagttattatttttcagtgtaATGAAGTGCTTAAAATATCACAGGAAACATTAagatataaaaagtttttaaaaggaaactgtTTTCAACAGATGCCAAAACACattcatctggaaaaaaaaaaaaacatttgtttttttaaagccagcAGTGCTAACAGCTCTCATATCTAATAATGGATTATAcatgttatatatataatattattcttttaaatccTCCATCTAGCAGCCCAAATATTTACCCTGAATTGTACCATCCTTATTAATTTGTACATATTAGTgtccatttctttcttttgtatgTAGAGAAAACTTGAATCTGCAACGGCAGTGGTTCTACTATGGTGTAATTAGCCTTTTAGGAAAACACTCATTTGTTCTCAATAGTAGCCAGTAGCTAGCATAAGTAGcagcaaaaaaagcaaaatgaatgCAGTGCAATGTTTTAAGCAAGCAACACAATATTTTTTAGCcaaagaaataatcaaaacatgaGATGATTTACATAAATGTAAAGCAAAACAGAAGCAATGCAACTGCTACCATCCAATCAAATTGGATGTGAACGCAAACCTTAACATGAATGtgatcaaaatcaataaaccatcacagcagaaaacaatattaacaatgatttaagcaaaaaaagacatcccatttttatgttttgttgtctAGATCTTACAAAAGGTCATGTCCTAGTGTGAGGAGTCTCACCTGCTCTCCTGAAGGGGCAGGCTGCCAGCAGGCTGTGTCTCCTCAGGTAAAAGTGAGTGCCGTGCATCAGTCAGGGGCTGGTCAGTGGTGAAGGTGGCAGACAGCGAGGGGGTGGAAGAGGCCATAGCCAGCAAAGTGCCGACTTTAGCATTTGGCCCTGTGCTTGAGGCTTGTATGGGGGGGCAACAGACCAGGGTGTCAGCTGACAGGGGGAGTGTAGAAGGGATGGAGGGAGAACAGGGTTCATGTTCTTGCAAAGATTTCCTAATCTTTGTATTGGAAGGGGTTCTGCAGTATGGTGCAACTTTTGCATGAAGATCTTCAAAGCTGATTGGAGTCGTTTTTTCTTTGTCCAATGAAGGTATTGGGGATATTGTGTTAGACATAAACTGGTGTGTTTGGTCACTGACAGAGGTCAATTTAGACTTGTTGGGGTGTTCAAGAACTTGTAAGGAAGACAGCACTGATTTAGTTGGTTGATAAGACAATGGTCCTTCACTGACTTCTGAAATATTCTGGACGAGGGATAGAAACTGCACAAACTCCCTGTCTCCATATTTGCTTTGGCTGCTTGGGCTGTCACTGCTGTTCTGTCTAGAAACTCCTTTTGGTCTGATTCGTGCACTAACAACTCCTGAAAATGACTCGGTCTGCTTAAGTTTGTCCAAGTTGTCGTCTGGGTTCCCATTATCATCACAGTCTTTCTTATTCTTTTCAAAGTCATCATCACATCTTATTTGTTCACCTTTATGTTCAGCTTCAACATCTGGTGAGTTAGATGCAGAATTTTGTTGCAATGGAGCAACAATCCCTTGGCTCTTTGACACACAGGGACCACACAATGTCTTATTTGGTAGTTCGCATAGACAGTCATGGCAGTTGTCTTGGCAAACTGGTGATACTTTGCAAAGTTTTTTAGAAGATGCAGTTACTTCAAAAGAAGAGTTCAAAGTGGTTATATAGGTGTCCTTTAATGTGAATATGTCCCCAGATGTGGTCTCCTTCTGGTAAATGTCTAATTGTGAATCTTGGGGTAGAACGTTTTCTCCTAGATTGCTTTTGAAATGATCGGCTGCTTCAGATTGAGAAGATCCATCTGAGTCAATGAAACCAAAATCTGAATTGCTCACATTCATGTTAAGGTCTCCTAGTGTTAGTGAAAAAGATATGTTATTGTTGAGGCATGTGGATTCACATGGGTTAGGTTCTTCTGTCTCCTCTGCTGTAGTATATGATATATTTGGTACATCAGGGGGAACACTGGACAGTATGCTGAAATGGTCACTATCAAGAAGCCCTTCAGACCCTGAGTTCTTGAATGAGATTTTATCCCCTGCATTTTCCTCAGTGCTCATTGATAAATGATGACTGTTTAGTCTTTGTTGTCCATAATTTCCCCTGCACGCACGTCTGTACAAGTCTTGCTCAAACAATGTTCCACCCCAACAGTCAGCTACATCTTCCAAAGGTTCATATTTGAACCTTTTGGAGTTCTCTTCAGATATAAGTCCAAATGAGGTGTTGTTTGTATATGGTTGGGTGTGGACGCCTACAGACTCTGATGTTCCGCTGCTTGAACTTGTGTTGGGAGAAGGGATCTCTTTTTTGGATTCACCCTCCCTGCCATGCTGCAAAGATGCCACACCAGTCTGAGAGAGGAGATAGGCTTCTTTATGGACAGCTAATTCCTGGCCTCTGTGCAGCCAGCCATCTGAGAAAATTTCATTCACCGAAGTCCTTATAAGTCTCCTTGGAGGTAAAGGTGGAGGCTCGTCATTGCATCTTTGCAGTTCTTGTACGTAGTTACAGCCAATGTTTTCCACTGGAGAAAAGCTACGTTTACAAGATAAGGTTGGACTGGTTCTGGGCTCTTCTGGAGGAAGTCTACCTTTAGGGGAGTTGAGTCTACTACAGGCAAAGGCATCAAAGGATTTCTCCCATTCTCCTGGATGCTCAGACATAGAGTAAGGAGGGGAGTGGATAGGGGAGCCAGGCGTGGTTCCTTTGGGCACTAAAGCAGGTAGTGATATCTGCTTAGCAACTGGCCGGGGGCGCTCACGTTTTATTGAAACCCTATTTTTACTGCTGACTTCAGGATTTGTGTCTGCTGGCAGAGTGGTGTAATGAAAGGGGGGTGAGTCTGATAAGGAGCATGGTGCAACAGAAGGCAACTTCTCTAACTCTTCTGCCACAAGCTCCTCAAAAAAGGGGTTGCGCTGCATACATGGCAGAAAAGGGTTGGAAGGGGAGAGAGGGTTTGaggaaggagaagaggaagGGGTGAAGAGGTTGATGTGACTGTGATTGTCGGGTGAAACATGACCAGAGGGAGAAGCAGAGGGAGAGGAGCACGGAGGAGGTACTGGGGAGCAAGGAGAGAGGGAAGGGGGTACATCTGAGCTGCTTTCTACCATAGTAGAAACTTCCAGCCTGTAGAGGAAAATAGGGCAAAATATTCCTCTTGGTTAATGATGTGCCAGATTACCAGCTGGGGAAAATCAgtttacaaaaacagaatacTAGCTCATTAACTAGGATAAACCTTCTCAGCTAAGTTCAGTTTAAAGATATCAGATCATAAAAGCAGAATTGTGGaaacataaataagaaaaagcaaagcccatttgcaaaataatcaagcaaagaaagaaataagTGATATACAGTAGCAATTCAAGCTCCACCTACACTTTCAGGTACAGTGTTGGTGAGTGCTGGGTGAGCAGGTGTGTGCACGTGATGCagtttggagagaaaaacacactgaaaaaaatggcAATGCTGAAGTGCCAAATATGAAAATACGGATAGTGATGATGATACCATGTGATTCTAAAAAGGCCAAAAACAAGtaattctgttttcaaatgagCACATAGCagaacaaatatttgattttgacaCCCATTTTATTCAGTATGCCCCAAATGGAAACCAAATATGTTCAAAACTGTGGAAAACCTATGATGATTCCTGACTCACCTTGGCTTGTTCTGGGAGTCTCCGGAGCCAAACCAGCCTCTGAGCCTTCCCTCCGATGAAGCACCAGCCTGGTTTAGGTCTGACTTAGTAGGCAGAGAATCGCTCCTCCCTGCAGAGAACAACGTCTTTCTCagtttccttcctttttcaGGTGAACAACCTGCTGAAGATACAATTGGCATTGCTGCCTGAACAGGGCAATCTGTCTGAGCCTCTTGAGCTAatgcttctttctcttcctccttttcctctttcttcagCTTATCAAAGGACCAGCGCCGTCCCTCGGTAAAGGAacttttctcctctcctctttttGTGAGATTCTGCAGAGACCGAGACAGTGGTGAACAtttctccagcagaaccagtttGGACGGGAGTGCTCCAGAGCTTTTTGGAGTCAATTGCTCTGAATCGTAGACATGGCTTCCATTTATACAGAGAGATGACTTGGACTGAGTCATGGTCTGACCCTTGAGAGACTCCACGGCGACATTTGATCGAGGGAGGGCTGTGGTGATCTTACTAGCTTCATCGCTGAAGGCTCGCTTGTGCGTAAGAATCTTGGTGGTGTGCTGGGTGGTGAGCACTATCAGAAAGAAATAAGAAGAGATataatcactttttaaattgtaaaatatgaAGGATTATGTTAACAGCAGCGGAAAAGAATATTCAAGTTTACTCTTAGAGTTTCCATGCAGGTCTGCTTCTCTCTTGCAGGGAAAGTTGTGCAGATTTGACCTTTTCTCTACTTTAGGATCTTTTTCCTGGTCATGTTAAAGTTTCTTTACCAAACCTTTAGGTGTCGTCTACATGTATTGCTAAAAGTATTaggtctttatttaaaaaaacatttgtggtgTTTCGGCCACATGTGTAGCCAGCACCTAGGCATGCAGACTGCTCCTACAGGCATTTCTGAAAGAATGGATCACTTTGAAGAGTTCATTGAATTCCAATGAGCTACCGTGAAAGAATGCCACCTGTGCATTGTCTGATCTACACAGAGTCCGCATCTCagcctaataaaatacattttataataattagaGCAGACTTTGCCTTCTAATTCCACATCAGTGTCTGCCCTCACAAACATTCTTCTGAAAGAATTGTTATATGCTCCTATAAATTCACGCCTCGCttgctttaaataaagatttgaaactgataCAGGTGTGAATAGAATACTAACATCTTATTACATCCTAAGCTATGGGTTAGGATTGAAATGTCTCTTAGATTCATAAAGGGAAGTGACCCAATAGTATTGACAATACACCATAATCTGACTTTTTTAATTACCTAGATGGCCGTAAACTTAAAAGAATCATTTTCTGTGTGCCTGTTAATATATGTCCAAATATCTCTGTTTCAGAAACTGAGAAAGCTTCTTGATTCTtaatttttgctaaattataaGACTAATTCATTAATGAACATTAATGTTGATTGCAGAAGCTTACTCAGACTAAAGTTGTGTATCTTTTTTACAGAAGTGGAGCTTTGTTGAGTTTAGTTTCTTTGCCTTAAGCATGGAAACATAACCAACAGTCCAAAATAACATGTTTCCAAAAGCAATTACCAAGGAATgtatttacttttcaaaaacagGTAAACTGTTGAATTCCTTGTAGCAACCAACGGACCTGAATAGACAACATTCAAAGCAGCAAGCAAAGACAGAAGCCTTATCCTACAGTACAAGGAGTACAATTTATATTTGTCTATttgtttagaaatgtatttatgtgaTCAGGTTCACAATAACTTTTCAAACTATAAAGATACTTTCAGAAACTTCTGTATCTATGAGTTTGGTAGCTCTATACATAGCTATATAGCTACCACATAAATAAGatctaaataaatgtattttatttaacattattgtaaaatttgtatcatttttgttgcttttgagaCCAACTTATCTTTGAGAAGTGGCAAACATCTGCAGTTTAACTAAAAACattgattaatttaataattctGCAAATAATTTCAGACCTACCTTTTTTTGCTAGGTCTGCTTCTCCATAGTGTGCATCAATTCTCACTTTGCTTGTGTAAATGGGGGAGCTGGGGGGGTCTGACAGCAGATCCAGGCTGGGCGGAGGGCCAAGGTTATCACTGGCCATGGAAGACAAGCTGCTCTCTGAGGCCAGAGATGAGCACGACCTCGTGTCAGATGACTTTCGCAGTCTTCCCTTGAAGAAGTCTTTCATCTTGCTCCTCTTCTCCTCTGTTATCTCCACCTCTTTTGACTTCACCCCAACCCCTCCCTCCTCTCCAAACGGTTGCCCCAGGGACCCTGACAACGCAGCGTAGCGGCCCGGCACAATGGCTGAGGAAGACTCCACATCACCCCTTTTCCTCCCAGTGACGCGATCCTTGAGCTTGCCGAATGCAGACCGGGGCTTGTCTTTCATGGTGAGGTCGAACATGCTGGCGGTCATGTTGTTGCGGGTGAACTGGACCGTCACCTGAAGTTCACCACGCTCCTTCTCTTTTCTACCCGCCTTGGAGTTCAGCTTGAACcatctacagaaaaaaaagagtccaatgcatctttgttttaaaggggtattattctgtattttccaggcatatagcACCATTTCACAAtcaagtaagtaagtaagtaatcAAGtgcaatcaagtaactatgttcagatttttagttGTCACAAAAAAGCTGAACATATCACTAACAACTTAAAAGAAGTGAGATTTTGTAATTTGACCACTTTTAAatggacctctgtctctttaaaaggcTTCTACTCTTTCCAACCCTCCACCTTCAGCAGGTCATAATAACAATGCTCCTCAATTATGacagttctaccaggtgttttctaactgctgctgccactagtctggaggagttTTGTGGGGAATGCGTGAGGGAATGGGTGCTCTTTGGGGCGGAAGCTCAACTGGAgtctgcagctccaaggaggagctttgggtAAATAGGTTTTGTATGGGCAAGCTTTTAGGCACCGCTAAATGGCTGCTATGTGAGACTCAGTAATTCCTCCAAGATGtaagataaaaaacaataatccaggtatgtttttgatgagggaatgaaattataatataaagctcaaacaattggattttacataatactcccCTTTGAGAGCTTAGAAAAGAActtgtgcaataaaaataatagtttctCTGAGTAAAAGTGTCCCAGTTATAAAACTTTTAGATAAAGCTCAGCGGTGTGTGCTTTAGTTCTACATTTGgcaaaattatttgaaagcCTCACAGCTACAAATGGAAACTCATATTTCTCGAAGTGCACAAAAAAGGtcagctgaaaaaaaagcattaacaGATAAACTGGGTCAACCAATGAATTCAGTCCTTTCTCTGTTCCTCCCTCTCAGGTCCACTGAGAAACTGCTACAGAACGAACAGCAGGAATTCAGTGAGCATAGAGGGAGCAGGATCCTCAATTAAAGCCAGATGTTGCTGTTTTACTCTATTCCAGTGTTTCAAATAACAGAAAGGCCAGTTGCGTCACCTGTTGTTGTATGAAACACGGGTAGTTCCCTATCATTCACAGTTAATCATTTAGACTGATAATAACCAAAAATGGATATTATTTATATTGACATTCCATTG contains:
- the rab11fip5 gene encoding rab11 family-interacting protein 5 isoform X1, producing the protein MMSLIDLDDDQRWVPTHVNVTVLRARGLRTKGKHGSRYLYTIIQVGKEKYTTGLVEKAEVPVWNEECCFELLPGILEEGGRSAFPPGSGDLVLTVMHRVLIGLDVFLGQTIIPLDKIFQDGMCPRDEWFKLNSKAGRKEKERGELQVTVQFTRNNMTASMFDLTMKDKPRSAFGKLKDRVTGRKRGDVESSSAIVPGRYAALSGSLGQPFGEEGGVGVKSKEVEITEEKRSKMKDFFKGRLRKSSDTRSCSSLASESSLSSMASDNLGPPPSLDLLSDPPSSPIYTSKVRIDAHYGEADLAKKVLTTQHTTKILTHKRAFSDEASKITTALPRSNVAVESLKGQTMTQSKSSLCINGSHVYDSEQLTPKSSGALPSKLVLLEKCSPLSRSLQNLTKRGEEKSSFTEGRRWSFDKLKKEEKEEEKEALAQEAQTDCPVQAAMPIVSSAGCSPEKGRKLRKTLFSAGRSDSLPTKSDLNQAGASSEGRLRGWFGSGDSQNKPRLEVSTMVESSSDVPPSLSPCSPVPPPCSSPSASPSGHVSPDNHSHINLFTPSSSPSSNPLSPSNPFLPCMQRNPFFEELVAEELEKLPSVAPCSLSDSPPFHYTTLPADTNPEVSSKNRVSIKRERPRPVAKQISLPALVPKGTTPGSPIHSPPYSMSEHPGEWEKSFDAFACSRLNSPKGRLPPEEPRTSPTLSCKRSFSPVENIGCNYVQELQRCNDEPPPLPPRRLIRTSVNEIFSDGWLHRGQELAVHKEAYLLSQTGVASLQHGREGESKKEIPSPNTSSSSGTSESVGVHTQPYTNNTSFGLISEENSKRFKYEPLEDVADCWGGTLFEQDLYRRACRGNYGQQRLNSHHLSMSTEENAGDKISFKNSGSEGLLDSDHFSILSSVPPDVPNISYTTAEETEEPNPCESTCLNNNISFSLTLGDLNMNVSNSDFGFIDSDGSSQSEAADHFKSNLGENVLPQDSQLDIYQKETTSGDIFTLKDTYITTLNSSFEVTASSKKLCKVSPVCQDNCHDCLCELPNKTLCGPCVSKSQGIVAPLQQNSASNSPDVEAEHKGEQIRCDDDFEKNKKDCDDNGNPDDNLDKLKQTESFSGVVSARIRPKGVSRQNSSDSPSSQSKYGDREFVQFLSLVQNISEVSEGPLSYQPTKSVLSSLQVLEHPNKSKLTSVSDQTHQFMSNTISPIPSLDKEKTTPISFEDLHAKVAPYCRTPSNTKIRKSLQEHEPCSPSIPSTLPLSADTLVCCPPIQASSTGPNAKVGTLLAMASSTPSLSATFTTDQPLTDARHSLLPEETQPAGSLPLQESRSHPVKPLTSSQPEKKEGRSVLEKLKSTINPGRSTHQAAPEPEKSPEVAADRVAQYQSLTNMELISLLLQQEMDMEKQQAASDQQGAQLQKVEAELKKVKAQVRDLEDYIDNLLLRIMEQTPTLLQVRSRHK
- the rab11fip5 gene encoding rab11 family-interacting protein 5 isoform X2, producing MMSLIDLDDDQRWVPTHVNVTVLRARGLRTKGKHGSRYLYTIIQVGKEKYTTGLVEKAEVPVWNEECCFELLPGILEEGGRSAFPPGSGDLVLTVMHRVLIGLDVFLGQTIIPLDKIFQDGMCPRDEWFKLNSKAGRKEKERGELQVTVQFTRNNMTASMFDLTMKDKPRSAFGKLKDRVTGRKRGDVESSSAIVPGRYAALSGSLGQPFGEEGGVGVKSKEVEITEEKRSKMKDFFKGRLRKSSDTRSCSSLASESSLSSMASDNLGPPPSLDLLSDPPSSPIYTSKVRIDAHYGEADLAKKVLTTQHTTKILTHKRAFSDEASKITTALPRSNVAVESLKGQTMTQSKSSLCINGSHVYDSEQLTPKSSGALPSKLVLLEKCSPLSRSLQNLTKRGEEKSSFTEGRRWSFDKLKKEEKEEEKEALAQEAQTDCPVQAAMPIVSSAGCSPEKGRKLRKTLFSAGRSDSLPTKSDLNQAGASSEGRLRGWFGSGDSQNKPRSHPVKPLTSSQPEKKEGRSVLEKLKSTINPGRSTHQAAPEPEKSPEVAADRVAQYQSLTNMELISLLLQQEMDMEKQQAASDQQGAQLQKVEAELKKVKAQVRDLEDYIDNLLLRIMEQTPTLLQVRSRHK